A single window of Carassius auratus strain Wakin chromosome 9, ASM336829v1, whole genome shotgun sequence DNA harbors:
- the LOC113108094 gene encoding serine/threonine-protein kinase pim-3-like, whose protein sequence is MAHLGERRGSGRSRSRSAAVSQTDDQELERRGSGDGAQEPLPNPNQPLSQELPGYIAPLPSELAVSVSTDQPHRKRKWQSGSQEDEHPSPSYRRAAKRSRREAYVKGPLLGRGGFGSVYAGTRRSDGLPVAIKYVSKRGTQRLRVEGQGRLLLEVALMTLVNSAPACPNVLQLLEWFDRPRCYCQGFGQNHDSYTMILERPLPCQDLESFCEENGRLEESLAKKVLLQLITALKHCESRGVLHRDVKPENLLISTDSHDIKLLDFGCGDLLKDSAYKHFAGTLQYAPPEWFRHHRYHAGPATVWSVGVTLYNILCSCFPFRGALRVTSKSRLLFPRELSTECRQLIRWCLSAAASDRPSLDDIERHPWLH, encoded by the exons ATGGCTCATTTGGGTGAAAGACGAG GCTCGGGCCGCTCCAGATCCAGGAGTGCTGCTGTCTCTCAGACGGATGATCAGGAGCTTGAGAGACGTGGCTCTGGTGACGGCGCTCAGGAACCGCTGCCAAACCCAAACCAGCCGCTGAGCCAAGAGCTGCCTGGATACATCGCACCTCTGCCTTCAGAGTTGGCCGTTTCTGTGTCCACAGATCAGCCtcacaggaagaggaagtggcaGAGCGGCAGCCAGGAGGATGAGCATCCGTCTCCTTCATACAGAAGAGCTGCCAAACGCTCCCGCAGAG AAGCGTATGTGAAGGGCCCATTGCTGGGGCGAGGAGGATTCGGCTCTGTGTATGCTGGGACCCGCAGGTCTGATGGACTGCCA GTTGCCATCAAGTACGTCTCTAAACGAGGAACACAGAGACTGAGAGTT GAAGGTCAGGGTCGGCTGCTGCTGGAGGTGGCGTTGATGACCCTGGTCAATTCGGCTCCTGCCTGCCCCAACGTCCTGCAGCTGCTGGAGTGGTTTGACCGTCCCAGATGCTactgtcagggttttg ggcagaatcatgacagctACACCATGATCCTGGAGCGCCCGCTTCCTTGCCAAGATCTGGAGAGTTTCTGTGAGGAGAACGGACGCCTGGAGGAGAGTCTGGCCAAGAAAGTGCTGCTGCAGCTGATCACGGCGCTGAAACACTGCGAGAGCCGTGGAGTCCTGCACCGGGACGTCAAACCAGAGAACCTGCTGATCTCCACAGACTCACATGACATCAAGCTGCTGGACTTCGGCTGTGGAGATCTGCTGAAAGACTCGGCCTACAAACACTTTGCAG GCACTCTTCAGTACGCCCCTCCTGAGTGGTTTCGGCATCACCGTTATCATGCGGGACCGGCTACGGTTTGGTCAGTGGGGGTGACGCTCTACAACATCCTGTGCAGCTGTTTCCCCTTCAGAGGCGCATTGAGGGTCACCTCCAAAAGCAGACTGCTCTTTCCTAGAGAGCTGTCGACAG AGTGCCGTCAGCTGATTCGCTGGTGCCTCAGTGCAGCGGCATCAGATCGGCCCAGTTTAGACGACATTGAGCGCCACCCCTGGTTACACTGA